One Arcobacter sp. FWKO B genomic window, TTTGCTCATAAGCTTCTTTAGTTCTTATATCATATCCAGCACTAAACATATGACATGTATCTATACAAACACCAATTCTACTTTTATCTTCAACTTTTTCTATTAAATATGCTAGATGTTCAAATTTATAACCTAAATTACTCCCCTGTCCAGCTGTATTTTCAATTACTGCTTTTACATTTTTTGTACAAGCAAGTGCTTTATTTATAGATTCAGCTATCAAATCTAAACATTTTTCTTCACTTATTTTTCTAAGATGACTTCCTGGGTGAAAATTTAATCTATCAAGTCCTAATATATCACATCTTTGTATTTCATCAATAAAAGCATTTAATGATTTTTCTCTTGATTCCTCATCAGGACTTCCCAAATTTATCAAATAACTATCATGTGGTAATATATGCTTTGGTAATACTTTTGATTTCTCAAGATTTAGAAACCATAAATCAATAGTTTTCGTATCAAGTGGCTTTGCCACCCATTGTTTTTGATTTTTTGTAAAAAGTGCAAATGCCTTTGCCCCTATTTTCATTGCATTTAAAGGGGCATTAAATACCCCTCCACTACTACTTACATGAGCTCCAATATATTTCATATTATTAGTCCTTATTTATTCTTATTAGTATATTATTGATTCTATCTCTATAATACAAATTACCATTTTTGGTATATTCATACTCAATTCCACCCATATTTTCCAAATCATCAAAATGTAATATATTATTAAAAAAAGTGTTTGGGTAAGAAGGATGAATATATTTTCTTACAAATTCATCTGAACTTATACATTCAAATGTACTACTACATACTCTATTTTCATAAATTCTCAAATCTAAGAGTGCTTTACCAAAACTATATATCTCTAAACCTGTGCTATTTGGATAGTATTTTATAAATCCCAAGTCACTATATTTCATATTTGGTGTAATAATACTCACCATTACACTTTGAGTTTTAGTGGGTTGCTTAATAGCACACCCACTAAAAAACATTATAAAAATAGCTACTACTAAAAGATATCTCATTAATTTAATTAAGTGATGTTGTTTGATGTAGTTTCATCAAACTCACATAGAAATTTGTCTCTTCAAAGTCATCTATCAAGCCACTTGATGGGGAGAGATTTTGATGTATTCTTTTTAGTTTTTCTGTTCTATTAGGAAATAGTGAACTCAATATTATAGATGAAATTTCTTTTCTCATAAATATCGCTGGTGGCAACATACCAAGCTCAAAAATTTCCAAAATTGATGGTGAGTGATATTTTATATGGTGATGGCTACCATGAGGACAAGAGCTTGTACTTACGAGTGTTTTACACTGATCGCAATAAACAAACTCACTCATTACCTCTATATCTATATCAACTCCATTTAATGTATCTATTATAGATGACAATCCATCTCTATCATAAAATGCACCAAGTCCTGCATGGTTTTGTCCTATTATTATTCTGTCTGCACCATAGTTTTTTGCTACTATTGCATTTAATAACATCTCATTAAAACCACCAAAAATATAAGTATTTTCTAAAGGTATTAATAGTACCCTACTCTTTGGTAAATAATGCTCTATAAAATACTCAAGAGTTTTATATCTAGTTTCAAATGAAATAAAATCATCAGTATAAGGTTTTAAAATAAAAAGTATCATCAAATCACATTTTACAAGCCCTGAACGGATTATTCTTTCATGTACCCTGTGAAAAGGCTTACCTGATAACATCATACAAGATACTTTTTTAGCACCTGTTTTTTCAATAGCTTGATCTATTTGAGATTTGTGTTCTTTTATATCTTTAAACTTAAGATTAAAATCTCCACATATTGCATAGCTCCCCAACCTTTTGTATGTATCTTTTACCCCTACATGCTCAGGATTGTTTGTACCATATATGTTTTTGATTCTTTGGTCTTTACATATTTTAAAAACCTCATTTACCACAATATCACCTATAACTTCGCCATCACATACGAACTTTATAGTTTCACCTTTTTTTGCACCTTTTAAAATCTCTTCATTTCTTTTTCCACTTGGTGCTAATACAAAAGAAAATGGAAAACTCTTCCCTTTGTATACTTTTGTCTGGTCAACTTCTCTTGCAGTTTTTTCATCCATTAATGAAACAACAGGTGCAAACAACCCCTCTTTTAACATAGCTAATGTAGCAACAGCTTCTTTGTCTATATAGAGATATTTTTCTTTCATTATAAAACCTCTTTTGTGTTATACAATTTTTACTATCATATCAAAAATAAACTAAAAAATAAGATATATCTCAAAGTTTTATAGTTTGTAATAATT contains:
- a CDS encoding sulfate adenylyltransferase — translated: MKEKYLYIDKEAVATLAMLKEGLFAPVVSLMDEKTAREVDQTKVYKGKSFPFSFVLAPSGKRNEEILKGAKKGETIKFVCDGEVIGDIVVNEVFKICKDQRIKNIYGTNNPEHVGVKDTYKRLGSYAICGDFNLKFKDIKEHKSQIDQAIEKTGAKKVSCMMLSGKPFHRVHERIIRSGLVKCDLMILFILKPYTDDFISFETRYKTLEYFIEHYLPKSRVLLIPLENTYIFGGFNEMLLNAIVAKNYGADRIIIGQNHAGLGAFYDRDGLSSIIDTLNGVDIDIEVMSEFVYCDQCKTLVSTSSCPHGSHHHIKYHSPSILEIFELGMLPPAIFMRKEISSIILSSLFPNRTEKLKRIHQNLSPSSGLIDDFEETNFYVSLMKLHQTTSLN
- the nfo gene encoding deoxyribonuclease IV codes for the protein MKYIGAHVSSSGGVFNAPLNAMKIGAKAFALFTKNQKQWVAKPLDTKTIDLWFLNLEKSKVLPKHILPHDSYLINLGSPDEESREKSLNAFIDEIQRCDILGLDRLNFHPGSHLRKISEEKCLDLIAESINKALACTKNVKAVIENTAGQGSNLGYKFEHLAYLIEKVEDKSRIGVCIDTCHMFSAGYDIRTKEAYEQTWKEFDTIVGFKYLMGMHINDAKPALGSKVDRHDSIGKGQIGIEAFRLLMNDPRMDDIPLVLETIDPDIWKEEIELLYSLEVK